The Enterobacter kobei genome has a segment encoding these proteins:
- a CDS encoding LysR family transcriptional regulator, translating to MERVYRTDLKLLRYFLAVAEELHFGRAAARLNMSQPPLSLHIKELESQLGTLLFIRHSRSVALTHAGKVLMEESRRLLASANQALARVEQIGRGEAGRIELGIVGTAMWSEVRTVMRTFLKEHPNVDVVFREKSPVMQMALLERQELDIGIWRMATEPTAGFTSVRLREAAFLVAMPEDHRLIREPSVALADLQDEYFVTMPSAHSDWAFLHRVCQQAGFSPMIVREAVEPQTVLAMISMGMGITLAADSYAQMQWPGVVFRPLKERIPADLYVVYNEKQVTPAVKTLIETLTAGK from the coding sequence ATGGAACGCGTCTATCGAACCGACCTCAAGCTGCTGCGCTATTTTCTGGCCGTGGCGGAGGAACTGCATTTTGGACGGGCTGCGGCCCGTCTCAATATGTCCCAGCCGCCATTAAGCCTGCACATTAAAGAGCTGGAAAGCCAGCTGGGCACGTTACTGTTTATTCGCCACTCGCGAAGCGTCGCGTTGACGCATGCGGGTAAAGTGCTGATGGAAGAGTCTCGTCGGCTGCTTGCCAGCGCAAATCAGGCTCTGGCGCGCGTCGAACAAATTGGCCGGGGTGAGGCAGGGCGTATTGAGCTGGGTATTGTCGGTACCGCCATGTGGAGTGAGGTGCGCACGGTTATGCGCACTTTTTTGAAAGAACATCCGAATGTTGATGTCGTTTTTCGCGAAAAGTCGCCGGTCATGCAGATGGCGCTGCTTGAGCGCCAGGAGCTGGATATTGGGATCTGGCGAATGGCAACGGAGCCCACCGCGGGGTTTACCAGCGTGCGGTTGCGCGAGGCGGCGTTTCTTGTGGCGATGCCGGAAGATCACCGGCTGATCAGGGAACCATCCGTTGCGCTTGCTGATTTACAGGACGAGTATTTCGTCACGATGCCGTCAGCACATTCTGACTGGGCATTTTTACATCGCGTCTGCCAGCAGGCCGGTTTTTCACCGATGATTGTACGCGAAGCCGTAGAGCCACAAACGGTACTGGCGATGATAAGCATGGGGATGGGGATTACGCTCGCTGCCGACAGTTACGCGCAAATGCAGTGGCCGGGCGTGGTGTTTCGCCCGCTAAAAGAGCGTATTCCGGCAGATTTGTATGTCGTGTATAACGAGAAACAGGTGACGCCGGCGGTGAAGACGTTGATTGAGACGTTGACGGCAGGAAAGTAG
- a CDS encoding nucleoside permease: MNITTRLKMMSFMQYFIWGSWLVTLGAYMINTLHFTGSDVGMVYSSKGLAAIVMPSLVGIIADKWLRADRAYVICHLVCAAALCYAAQVNEPGLMFWVMLVNAMAFMPTIALSNTISYSCLEQAGLETVSHFPRVRVYGTVGFIAAMWAISLMGAELSNVQLYIAAGASLLLALYSLTLPAIPVAKQKTSQSLASKLGLNAFVLFKQPRMAVFFLFAMLLGAVLQITNTFGSPFLHDFARNPAYADSFIVRYPSILLSVSQMSEVFFILTIPYFLGRFGIKAVMLMSMVAWMLRFGLFAFGDPSATGFVLLMLSMIVYGCAFDFFNISGSVFVEQEVSTDIRASAQGLFMTTVNGIGAYFGSVLSGMAVDYFSVDGVKDWQTIWLVFAAYALVLAVVFYFSFNYHHASKNSEMRTVAH, translated from the coding sequence ATGAACATCACGACTCGCTTAAAGATGATGTCCTTTATGCAATATTTTATCTGGGGGAGTTGGCTGGTTACCCTCGGTGCTTACATGATCAACACCCTACACTTTACCGGCTCCGACGTGGGCATGGTCTACAGCTCCAAAGGCCTTGCCGCGATCGTTATGCCTTCGCTGGTGGGAATCATTGCCGACAAATGGCTACGGGCAGACCGCGCCTACGTCATTTGCCACCTCGTCTGTGCCGCCGCACTCTGTTACGCCGCGCAGGTGAATGAGCCCGGCCTGATGTTCTGGGTCATGCTGGTCAATGCGATGGCCTTTATGCCCACCATTGCGCTGTCGAATACGATCTCCTATTCCTGTCTTGAGCAGGCGGGTCTGGAGACGGTAAGCCATTTTCCGCGCGTGCGGGTGTATGGCACCGTGGGCTTTATTGCGGCAATGTGGGCCATAAGCCTGATGGGGGCGGAGCTAAGCAACGTGCAGCTTTATATTGCAGCTGGCGCGTCTCTGCTGCTGGCGCTCTATTCTTTGACGTTGCCGGCCATTCCCGTGGCGAAGCAGAAAACGTCCCAGTCTCTGGCCAGCAAGCTGGGCCTTAATGCCTTTGTTCTTTTTAAACAGCCTCGTATGGCGGTGTTCTTTTTGTTCGCGATGCTGCTGGGTGCTGTGCTGCAGATCACCAATACCTTCGGTAGCCCCTTCCTGCATGATTTTGCCCGTAATCCGGCGTATGCAGATAGCTTTATCGTCAGGTACCCGTCCATTTTGCTCTCCGTTTCGCAAATGTCAGAGGTGTTCTTCATTCTGACCATTCCGTACTTCCTCGGACGGTTTGGTATTAAAGCCGTGATGCTGATGAGCATGGTGGCCTGGATGCTCCGGTTTGGTCTGTTTGCCTTTGGCGACCCCTCCGCAACGGGCTTTGTGCTGCTCATGCTTTCCATGATTGTCTATGGCTGTGCATTCGACTTCTTCAATATTTCCGGCTCAGTGTTTGTCGAACAGGAGGTCAGCACCGATATTCGCGCCAGCGCACAGGGGCTGTTTATGACGACGGTTAACGGTATTGGGGCTTATTTCGGATCGGTATTGAGCGGTATGGCAGTTGATTATTTCTCGGTGGATGGGGTGAAAGACTGGCAGACGATTTGGCTGGTGTTTGCAGCCTATGCCCTGGTACTGGCCGTAGTGTTTTATTTCAGCTTTAACTACCACCACGCCAGTAAAAACAGCGAGATGCGCACAGTTGCGCACTAA
- the xapA gene encoding xanthosine phosphorylase has translation MTLSKNPWYCADIIRAAKPDFTPRVAFILGSGLGALADQIDDAVSLSYEKLPGFPVSTVHGHAGELVLGHLAGVPVACMKGRGHFYEGRGMTIMTDAIRTFKLLGCELLFSTNAAGSLRPEVLPGSLVALSDHINTMPGTPMVGLNDERFGDRFFSLANAYDADYRAMLQTVAAKEGFPLHEGVFVSYPGPNFETAAEIRMMQIIGGDVVGMSVVPEVISARHCGLKVVAVSAITNLAEGLGEVKLSHEQTLAAAELSRQNFINLICGFLRHIA, from the coding sequence ATGACCCTCTCAAAAAACCCGTGGTATTGCGCCGATATTATCCGTGCGGCTAAGCCTGACTTCACGCCTCGCGTGGCGTTTATTCTCGGATCTGGCCTTGGCGCGCTCGCCGACCAGATTGATGATGCCGTTTCCCTGAGCTATGAAAAACTGCCGGGCTTCCCGGTGAGCACCGTCCACGGCCACGCAGGCGAGCTGGTGCTGGGGCATCTTGCCGGGGTGCCTGTTGCCTGTATGAAAGGGCGAGGGCACTTCTATGAGGGGCGCGGGATGACCATCATGACCGATGCGATCCGCACGTTCAAACTGCTGGGATGTGAGTTGCTGTTTAGCACCAATGCGGCAGGCTCATTGCGCCCGGAAGTTCTGCCGGGGAGCCTGGTTGCCCTGAGCGACCATATCAATACCATGCCTGGCACGCCGATGGTGGGGCTGAACGATGAGCGCTTTGGCGACCGTTTCTTCTCCCTGGCCAATGCTTACGACGCGGATTACCGTGCGATGCTGCAAACCGTGGCGGCGAAAGAGGGTTTCCCGCTGCATGAAGGGGTATTTGTCTCTTATCCGGGCCCGAACTTCGAGACGGCGGCAGAGATCCGCATGATGCAAATTATCGGCGGCGATGTGGTCGGCATGTCCGTGGTGCCGGAAGTGATTTCCGCACGCCACTGTGGCCTGAAGGTTGTAGCCGTTTCTGCAATTACCAACCTCGCCGAAGGTTTGGGCGAGGTAAAGCTGTCGCATGAGCAGACGCTCGCGGCGGCTGAGCTCTCACGCCAGAACTTCATCAATCTTATCTGCGGTTTTCTCCGCCATATTGCCTGA
- the gltX gene encoding glutamate--tRNA ligase: MKIKTRFAPSPTGYLHVGGARTALYSWLFARHNKGEFVLRIEDTDLERSTPEAIEAIMDGMNWLNLEWDEGPYFQTKRFDRYNAVIDEMLVAGTAYKCYCSKERLDALREEQMANGEKPRYDGRCRHDHSEHAADEPCVVRFANPQDGSVIFDDQIRGPIEFSNQELDDLIIRRTDGSPTYNFCVVVDDWDMEITHVVRGEDHINNTPRQINILKALNAPVPVYAHVSMINGDDGKKLSKRHGAVSVMQYRDDGYLPEALLNYLVRLGWAHGDQEIFSREEMIELFSLSSVSKSASAFNTDKLQWLNHHYINTMPPEYVATYLQWHIEQANIDTRTGPELADLVKLLGERCKTLKEMAESCRYFYEEFDEFDADAAKKHLRPVARQPLEVVRDKLTAIADWTAENVHHAIQATADELEVGMGKVGMPLRVAVTGAGQSPALDVTVHAIGKSRSVARINKALDFIAARENQQ, from the coding sequence ATGAAAATCAAAACTCGCTTCGCGCCGAGCCCGACAGGCTATCTGCACGTCGGTGGTGCTCGTACTGCTCTCTATTCCTGGCTTTTTGCACGCCACAACAAAGGTGAGTTCGTGCTGCGTATTGAAGACACCGATCTTGAGCGCTCCACGCCGGAAGCAATTGAAGCCATTATGGATGGGATGAACTGGCTGAACCTGGAGTGGGATGAAGGCCCGTATTTCCAGACCAAACGTTTTGACCGCTATAACGCAGTTATTGATGAGATGCTGGTCGCGGGCACGGCGTATAAATGCTACTGCTCCAAAGAGCGTCTGGATGCGCTGCGTGAAGAGCAGATGGCAAACGGTGAAAAGCCGCGTTATGACGGCCGCTGCCGCCATGACCATAGCGAGCATGCTGCTGATGAACCGTGCGTGGTGCGTTTTGCTAACCCGCAGGATGGCTCGGTGATCTTTGACGACCAGATCCGTGGCCCGATCGAATTCAGCAACCAGGAGCTGGACGATCTGATCATCCGCCGCACCGATGGTTCCCCAACCTATAACTTCTGCGTTGTGGTTGACGACTGGGATATGGAAATTACCCACGTTGTCCGTGGTGAAGACCATATCAACAACACGCCGCGCCAGATCAACATTCTGAAAGCGCTGAACGCCCCTGTGCCTGTCTATGCACACGTTTCCATGATCAACGGCGACGACGGGAAAAAACTGTCTAAACGTCACGGCGCGGTCAGCGTTATGCAGTATCGCGATGACGGTTATCTGCCGGAAGCGCTGCTGAACTATCTGGTGCGTCTGGGCTGGGCCCACGGCGACCAGGAGATCTTCAGCCGCGAAGAGATGATCGAACTCTTTTCTCTGAGCTCAGTGAGCAAATCAGCGAGCGCATTTAATACCGATAAGCTGCAGTGGCTGAACCATCATTACATCAATACCATGCCGCCGGAATACGTGGCGACTTACCTGCAGTGGCACATTGAGCAGGCAAATATTGATACCCGTACAGGCCCTGAACTGGCGGACCTGGTGAAACTGCTCGGCGAGCGCTGCAAAACGCTGAAAGAAATGGCTGAAAGCTGCCGCTACTTCTATGAAGAGTTTGATGAGTTTGACGCGGATGCGGCGAAGAAACACCTCCGCCCGGTTGCGCGTCAGCCGCTGGAAGTGGTGCGAGACAAGCTGACTGCGATCGCTGACTGGACCGCAGAGAACGTGCATCACGCTATTCAGGCGACGGCGGACGAGCTGGAAGTTGGTATGGGTAAAGTCGGTATGCCGCTGCGTGTTGCGGTGACCGGTGCGGGCCAGTCCCCGGCACTGGATGTGACCGTGCATGCAATTGGTAAATCACGCAGCGTGGCGCGTATTAACAAAGCGCTGGACTTTATTGCGGCACGTGAAAACCAGCAGTAA
- a CDS encoding FlxA-like family protein has translation MTTIQASAPPIQTSGGGSGASGGNDIAAQISRILDKIQQLTQQLKELADSSGSADEKKKQQELIQTQITVLQAQLAALQHQQAEEEQKKQEQAPGKVEGVNSPTDDHQIDIYI, from the coding sequence ATGACGACTATCCAGGCTTCAGCCCCACCCATTCAAACCAGCGGCGGCGGGAGTGGGGCTTCTGGCGGGAACGATATTGCTGCGCAAATCAGCCGTATTCTCGACAAGATCCAACAGCTGACTCAGCAGTTAAAAGAGCTGGCGGACAGTTCCGGCAGTGCAGATGAAAAGAAAAAGCAGCAGGAGCTCATTCAGACCCAAATCACCGTGCTACAGGCGCAGCTCGCCGCGCTGCAGCACCAGCAGGCTGAAGAGGAGCAAAAGAAACAGGAGCAAGCGCCGGGTAAAGTGGAAGGGGTGAATAGCCCGACAGACGATCATCAGATCGATATCTATATTTAA